The Neovison vison isolate M4711 chromosome 5, ASM_NN_V1, whole genome shotgun sequence genome includes a region encoding these proteins:
- the SPATA32 gene encoding spermatogenesis-associated protein 32, protein MELEKELLELERTHKVDLDIEDELEQELERELELETGLEPDPELELEPEPEPELEPEPDPELELEPEPEPEPEPRDPEQPESRTESLQPHTPRYTSLWSVRSHSSYLSLPEEDQASTNHRSIRVQTSNHLFWADKHIQASERSLQRAISNNIGKTTSCQDQESDLEDACVCFTKQIENPSAQPAPPAADSQQLSNPPPPSSSPSPGIDLADLVNFASSLAVASSSKMDLPNLEHMIKALPQKAEAPSTDPAPQLVMDQPEKENLTKDQPEKENLTKDLMEKSLETEESQKAWKQEDKNIFRPYLDFSKPGIKRATIKGEVQLLQQPARSPPPKGAVKGSVPGTRKGSPLLLKIHFKVSSPTSPVK, encoded by the exons g CTGGAGAAAGAATTGCTGGAACTGGAGCGCACTCACAAAGTGGACCTGGACATAGAGGACGAACTAGAGCAGGAACTAGAGCGGGAACTAGAGCTGGAGACTGGGCTCGAGCCGGACCCGGAACTGGAActggagccggagccggagccggaacTGGAACCGGAGCCGGATCCGGAGCTGGAActggagccggagccggagccagagcctgagcccagggaCCCGGAGCAGCCCGAGTCTAGGACAGAGTCCCTCCAGCCCCACACGCCGCGGTACACCAGCCTCTGGAGTGTGCGGTCGCATTCTAGCTACCTGAGTTTGCCAGAGGAGGACCAGGCGTCCACCAACCATCGTTCTATCCGCGTGCAGACCTCTAACCATCTCTTCTGGGCAGACAAACACATCCAGGCCTCAGAACGCAGCCTGCAACGGGCGATCAGCAATAACATAGGTAAGACCACTAGCTGTCAGGACCAGGAGTCTGACCTCGAGGACGCCTGTGTGTGCTTCACAAAGCAAATCGAAAACCCCAGTGCCCAGCCAGCGCCGCCCGCCGCTGACTCCCAGCAGCTATCAAACCCCCCACCGCCCTCCTCCAGTCCCTCACCGGGCATCGACCTGGCCGATCTGGTCAACTTTGCCTCTTCCTTGGCCGTGGCCTCCTCCAGCAAGATGGACTTGCCCAACTTGGAGCACATGATCAAAGCTCTGCCTCAGAAGGCGGAGGCACCTTCTACAGATCCCGCCCCCCAGCTGGTGATGGACCAGCCAGAGAAGGAAAATCTCACTAAGGACCAGCCAGAGAAGGAAAATCTCACTAAGGACTTGATGGAGAAATCTCTGGAAACTGAGGAGTCACAGAAAGCTTGGAAACAGGAAGACAAGAACATCTTCCGCCCTTACCTGGATTTCAGCAAGCCGGGGATCAAGAGGGCCACCATAAAAGGAGAAGTGCAGCTTCTCCAGCAGCCGGCCAGGTCCCCTCCTCCTAAAGGAGCCGTGAAGGG CTCGGTGCCGGGAACCAGGAAAGGGAGTCCATTATTGCTGAAAATCCATTTTAAGGTGTCGTCCCCCACTTCCCCAGTGAAATGA